Proteins from one Ahaetulla prasina isolate Xishuangbanna chromosome 2, ASM2864084v1, whole genome shotgun sequence genomic window:
- the PMP22 gene encoding peripheral myelin protein 22 gives MLLLLLGIIVLHISVLVLLFVSTIVSQWLVGNGHRADLWLNCTIPVSPFRCTSSSTNEWLQSVQALMILSVIFSVKSLFLFFCQLFTLTKGGRFYLTGIFQILAGLCVMSAAAIFTVRHTEWHPSTDNVSFGFAYILSWVAFPLAILSGVIYVILRKRE, from the exons ATGCTCCTTTTGTTGTTGGGAATCATTGTGCTCCATATCTCGGTGCTTGTTCTTCTCTTCGTTTCTACAATTGTCAGT CAATGGCTCGTTGGGAACGGACACAGGGCAGACCTTTGGCTGAACTGCACCATTCCTGTGTCTCCATTTCGTTGCACATCATCATCCACAAATG aatggcTGCAATCTGTCCAAGCTTTGATGATACTTTCTGTCATCTTCAGTGTTAAGTCTTTATTCCTGTTCTTCTGCCAGCTCTTCACACTCACTAAAGGTGGACGTTTCTACCTTACTGGTATTTTCCAGATCCTTGCTG GCCTGTGCGTGATGAGTGCTGCGGCCATCTTCACCGTGAGGCACACAGAGTGGCATCCCTCCACAGACAACGTCTCCTTTGGCTTTGCCTACATTCTGTCCTGGGTGGCTTTCCCGCTGGCTATCCTTAGCGGGGTGATCTATGTCATCTTGAGGAAACGCGAGTGA